In the genome of Terribacillus sp. FSL K6-0262, one region contains:
- a CDS encoding PLP-dependent aminotransferase family protein codes for MHGKYAERAKLTRHSETREILKVTEHPEVISFAGGLPAAELFPVEELRIACDAVLKTDGAASLQYSTTEGYLPLRNEIVKRMDTIGIKANPQQTLITSGSQQAIDLLGKLFLDEGDTIICESPTYLAAINSFKVYKANFVEVEMDEDGMLMEALEEKLQKNSKAKFIYTVPDFQNPTGRTLKLERRKRMVELASQYDCLIIEDNPYGAVRFSGTPLPPVKHFDMDGRVIYLSTFSKIFAPGLRLGWICADNIIIEKLVAFKQIADLHSDSFSQRITAKYLELYDIENHIKKIRVVYKERCKTMLESIDRFFPDNISYSKPEGGLFIWVELPTFMDSSKIFMECMQHDVAIVPGISFFPNSTKTNTLRLNYSNTNSETIIEGIKRIGEVLNRELQKYNRINKVI; via the coding sequence ATGCACGGTAAGTATGCAGAACGAGCTAAATTAACGAGACATTCTGAAACAAGGGAAATTCTCAAAGTTACTGAGCATCCAGAAGTAATATCATTTGCAGGAGGACTTCCTGCCGCTGAGTTATTTCCAGTCGAAGAATTGAGGATAGCTTGTGATGCTGTACTTAAAACTGATGGAGCAGCATCTCTTCAATACAGTACAACTGAAGGATATCTACCACTCAGAAACGAGATAGTTAAGCGTATGGACACAATTGGAATTAAAGCAAATCCTCAGCAAACTTTAATTACATCTGGATCTCAACAAGCTATTGACTTACTAGGAAAACTCTTTCTTGATGAGGGTGATACAATCATATGCGAAAGCCCTACGTATTTAGCGGCAATTAACTCTTTCAAGGTGTATAAGGCTAATTTTGTGGAAGTGGAAATGGATGAAGACGGTATGCTTATGGAAGCATTGGAGGAAAAGCTTCAGAAAAACTCTAAAGCTAAATTCATTTACACTGTACCGGATTTTCAAAATCCTACAGGTAGAACTCTTAAACTAGAGAGAAGAAAGCGAATGGTGGAACTTGCCAGTCAATATGACTGTTTAATCATAGAAGATAATCCTTATGGCGCTGTGCGATTTTCTGGAACTCCTCTTCCTCCAGTAAAGCACTTTGACATGGATGGACGGGTAATTTATCTTAGTACCTTTTCGAAAATTTTCGCTCCAGGTCTTCGATTAGGTTGGATTTGCGCAGATAATATAATAATTGAGAAATTAGTTGCGTTTAAACAAATTGCAGACTTACATTCTGATAGCTTTTCTCAGCGTATTACAGCTAAATACTTGGAATTGTATGATATAGAGAATCATATTAAAAAGATTAGAGTTGTATACAAAGAAAGGTGCAAAACAATGCTTGAAAGCATCGATCGATTCTTCCCAGATAATATATCCTACAGTAAACCAGAGGGAGGTTTATTTATTTGGGTAGAGCTTCCGACATTTATGGATTCAAGTAAGATTTTTATGGAGTGCATGCAACATGATGTGGCTATAGTTCCAGGTATATCTTTCTTCCCAAATAGCACAAAGACCAACACACTACGTCTTAACTACTCCAATACAAATAGCGAAACAATCATTGAAGGCATTAAACGTATAGGTGAAGTTCTAAATCGAGAATTACAAAAGTACAACCGTATCAATAAAGTAATATAA
- a CDS encoding DUF6792 domain-containing protein, translating to MSLDKITTTNVWMRLTNTEYDNLKPDELEVKFKSIYLEETGELFEGEVKIYHSSDSKNTSNLESGYDGTSLLVSEGGEEKLYVINQGSVDGADWNENIKGPFAGKSTKQAEATKVFVDDSKNHFGIEDDTEVVSFGHSLGNHNSTITGIVDDTFDEIYGVNGLQLPPLEVYDYDPTFFEAVNQHFGIKNPDNVTNIPSNDLAEFTKDYYKDSPVKIHQKISKDDPLFAVTEKAGFVTFGNVEMIDTNPEVDGIKNLIDDIPDDVIASFRDLAIDYSVADNKGGVNEVASQLLGVKLEYLEGIKGNMDVLQWYAFDHDEFDETIKALKDNLPPLLEKVIVITQNADTIFGRLYEEGYITEDQKNIMIKEVANLEKDLSEAYAAIYENADINENLNELYLYGDYRLYKAFQKLKGSFTGSIENILNSGFLERLESIKDSHSINEMLIALAGGSKSYSGKDLIYTTTSASGEPIEVNMSAALRLYREGALIFENKMSAIAKLEKTVHEEIQLAFKEERKKILDEIYHIESNPKGYAYSRGWMHRYPLYEVESLKVMDNVFPLEKADLDEQIYEMKSSVDSGYKLIEDYRKAVEDLFAEEEKLSQMFDLVRGI from the coding sequence ATGTCATTGGATAAAATCACAACAACTAATGTGTGGATGCGACTTACAAATACAGAGTACGACAATCTGAAACCTGATGAATTAGAGGTAAAATTTAAATCTATTTATTTAGAAGAAACAGGCGAACTTTTTGAGGGAGAGGTCAAAATTTATCATTCATCTGACTCAAAAAATACATCTAATCTTGAGTCGGGTTATGATGGCACCTCACTTTTAGTATCTGAAGGTGGAGAAGAAAAGTTATATGTGATAAACCAAGGTTCTGTAGATGGAGCTGATTGGAATGAAAATATAAAAGGGCCGTTTGCAGGAAAATCCACAAAACAGGCTGAAGCAACAAAAGTTTTTGTAGATGATTCTAAGAATCACTTTGGCATAGAAGATGATACAGAAGTTGTTTCTTTTGGTCATTCACTGGGAAACCATAACAGTACAATCACTGGTATTGTAGATGATACATTTGATGAAATATATGGAGTTAACGGGCTTCAACTACCTCCACTCGAAGTATATGATTATGACCCAACTTTTTTTGAAGCAGTTAATCAACATTTCGGAATTAAAAATCCTGATAATGTAACTAATATACCTTCTAATGATCTCGCAGAATTTACAAAAGACTATTACAAAGATTCTCCAGTAAAAATTCATCAAAAAATCTCCAAGGATGATCCGCTGTTTGCTGTTACAGAGAAAGCCGGATTTGTTACATTTGGTAATGTAGAAATGATAGACACGAATCCAGAAGTTGACGGAATTAAAAATCTAATTGATGATATCCCAGATGATGTAATAGCAAGCTTCAGAGACCTGGCGATTGATTATTCAGTTGCTGATAATAAAGGCGGCGTAAATGAAGTTGCTTCTCAGCTTCTTGGAGTAAAGTTGGAGTACCTCGAAGGAATTAAAGGTAATATGGACGTTTTACAATGGTACGCATTCGATCACGATGAATTTGATGAGACAATAAAGGCATTAAAAGATAACTTACCTCCATTATTAGAAAAGGTAATTGTAATAACCCAAAATGCTGACACTATATTCGGCCGGCTTTATGAAGAAGGATATATAACAGAAGACCAAAAAAATATAATGATAAAAGAAGTTGCCAACTTAGAAAAAGATTTATCCGAGGCGTATGCTGCTATTTATGAAAATGCAGACATAAACGAAAATCTTAATGAGTTGTATCTGTACGGTGACTATCGCTTGTATAAAGCATTTCAGAAACTTAAGGGTTCATTTACGGGTTCAATTGAAAATATTCTAAACAGTGGATTTTTAGAAAGGCTGGAATCCATTAAGGATAGCCACAGTATTAATGAAATGCTTATTGCTTTGGCTGGCGGAAGTAAAAGCTATTCGGGGAAAGACTTAATTTATACTACTACCAGTGCCAGCGGGGAACCAATTGAAGTAAATATGTCAGCTGCTTTAAGGTTATACCGCGAAGGTGCGTTAATATTTGAGAACAAGATGTCTGCCATTGCAAAACTGGAAAAAACTGTTCACGAAGAAATACAGTTAGCTTTCAAGGAAGAACGAAAAAAAATACTCGACGAAATATATCACATCGAAAGTAATCCCAAAGGGTACGCATATAGTCGAGGTTGGATGCACAGATATCCCCTTTATGAAGTTGAATCACTAAAGGTGATGGATAACGTGTTTCCGCTAGAAAAAGCTGATTTGGATGAACAGATATATGAAATGAAGTCGAGTGTGGATAGCGGCTATAAGCTCATAGAAGACTATAGAAAAGCTGTAGAAGATTTATTTGCGGAAGAGGAAAAGCTATCACAAATGTTTGATTTGGTAAGGGGGATCTAA
- a CDS encoding fumarylacetoacetate hydrolase family protein gives MQVLQKTQKIVRYQHQDGKKHFGIVDGETILQLSSSFTELVDNEIKYDGEKVKYSDVKVLEPVEPSKVINFGWTYADHAKETGGEPNRTEPFLFLKPLSSLIPDKDKIVLPPNDLTNQVELEGEVALVIGKRGKNIKEEDALDYVFGCTIFNDVTARDLTRKDPQFTRGKGFDTFGPLGPYIVTGIDPTNLRIVTTLNGRVVQDGNTNQMSLSIPYLISWISQVMTLEPGDILATGSPSGSCPIKTRDEIVVEVEKIGKLCNVVQ, from the coding sequence ATGCAGGTCTTACAAAAAACACAAAAAATAGTTCGCTACCAGCATCAAGATGGGAAAAAACACTTCGGTATTGTTGATGGTGAGACAATACTACAACTGTCTAGCAGTTTTACTGAACTTGTTGATAACGAAATAAAGTATGATGGAGAAAAAGTGAAATATAGTGACGTGAAGGTTTTAGAGCCTGTAGAGCCTTCTAAAGTGATTAATTTCGGCTGGACTTATGCGGATCATGCAAAGGAAACTGGTGGAGAGCCAAACCGTACAGAACCTTTTCTATTTTTAAAGCCATTATCTTCACTTATTCCAGACAAGGATAAAATCGTTCTTCCTCCAAATGACTTAACCAACCAAGTAGAACTTGAAGGAGAAGTAGCCTTGGTCATAGGAAAGCGCGGAAAAAATATTAAGGAAGAAGATGCGCTTGATTATGTGTTTGGCTGCACAATATTTAATGACGTTACAGCGAGAGATCTTACAAGAAAAGATCCCCAGTTTACACGTGGCAAAGGGTTTGATACGTTTGGACCTTTAGGTCCGTATATTGTTACCGGAATAGATCCTACAAATTTACGGATTGTAACGACATTAAACGGTCGTGTTGTCCAAGACGGAAATACCAATCAAATGTCCCTCAGCATTCCTTATTTAATCAGCTGGATCTCGCAAGTAATGACACTGGAGCCAGGTGATATTTTAGCTACGGGTTCACCATCTGGGAGTTGTCCGATTAAAACTAGAGACGAAATCGTTGTAGAAGTGGAGAAAATCGGAAAATTGTGTAATGTTGTACAGTAA
- a CDS encoding site-specific integrase, with product MTFDEITMKEISAYRKERKREIMKIREEYKGYKDVYGETLNLPFAHADGKPYSPHTASQFWRRLLNQYNLKDISFHDLRHSSATYLLSKGFSVKAIQERLGHKDYKTTMNLYAHLTKKMENETGNAFLEIRTGKS from the coding sequence GTGACTTTTGATGAGATAACTATGAAAGAAATATCGGCTTACCGAAAAGAGCGTAAACGAGAAATTATGAAAATTCGTGAAGAGTACAAAGGTTATAAAGATGTTTATGGTGAAACGTTAAATCTTCCCTTTGCTCATGCTGATGGTAAACCCTATTCACCGCATACGGCTTCACAATTTTGGCGACGGTTGCTCAATCAGTACAATCTCAAAGATATATCATTCCATGACCTACGCCACTCCTCTGCAACTTATCTACTTAGTAAAGGGTTTAGCGTAAAAGCAATCCAAGAACGATTAGGCCATAAAGATTATAAAACAACAATGAACTTATATGCTCACTTAACTAAAAAGATGGAGAATGAAACAGGAAACGCATTTCTAGAAATACGAACTGGTAAAAGTTAA
- a CDS encoding DUF6731 family protein, with translation MPRKKTIGFNFFKPVIETHNGDTITFDLSDIFENIRNEYFDAKRRIDAGLGPIEYKINYSYNNEPARLSSVQVDVERQYYHLVFDKLDYQVPSRTTLHGESTALELADNEYIGIDVNILYDAEHHILMIQRNRNSLGPSGIETFLSTIIDSYTENINGTFHLAMVSDNTARTRALNQSAYRKIHMKVTGQRVTGLMERLGINNNRDVETIEISFNSRTTRDGKIDDDFARQILREYIEDVGNDVQKLQIRAREDEEGVVEPIDLVDHKLQAFTDFEFIEDRYINPESVFVRMIEIFDDGGYKLQVLRMR, from the coding sequence ATGCCAAGAAAAAAAACAATAGGTTTTAACTTTTTTAAACCCGTGATCGAAACACACAATGGGGACACCATAACATTTGATTTATCAGATATTTTTGAAAATATAAGAAATGAATACTTTGATGCAAAAAGGAGAATTGATGCTGGCTTAGGACCTATAGAATATAAGATAAACTATAGTTATAATAATGAACCAGCAAGGCTATCAAGCGTACAAGTAGATGTAGAAAGACAATATTACCATTTAGTGTTTGATAAGCTAGATTACCAAGTGCCTTCGAGAACCACCTTACATGGTGAATCTACTGCACTTGAGTTAGCTGATAATGAGTATATTGGAATTGATGTTAATATTCTTTATGATGCTGAGCATCATATCTTAATGATACAAAGGAACAGAAATTCATTAGGTCCTTCAGGAATAGAAACATTTCTTTCCACAATAATAGATAGTTATACTGAAAATATAAATGGAACATTTCATCTTGCAATGGTATCTGATAACACAGCTAGAACAAGAGCTTTGAATCAATCTGCATATCGGAAAATACATATGAAAGTCACAGGACAAAGAGTTACTGGATTAATGGAGAGATTAGGGATTAATAATAATAGAGACGTCGAGACTATAGAAATCTCATTTAATTCAAGAACTACAAGAGATGGAAAAATTGATGATGATTTTGCAAGACAAATATTAAGGGAGTATATAGAGGATGTAGGAAATGATGTACAAAAACTTCAAATAAGAGCCAGAGAGGATGAGGAAGGAGTCGTAGAGCCAATAGACTTAGTTGATCATAAATTGCAAGCTTTTACGGATTTTGAATTTATCGAAGATAGATATATAAATCCAGAAAGCGTATTTGTAAGAATGATAGAGATTTTTGATGACGGGGGTTACAAATTACAAGTATTGAGGATGAGATAG
- a CDS encoding DUF6792 domain-containing protein, with amino-acid sequence MILMSLEKITSTDVWLRLVNTEYENLSSSKLEEKFKYIYLEETGEVFDGDLEVLHSSDSKTVDPEKTGYDGTALLVSEGGEKELYVINQGTQSDTFVDWAYNIKGGYLGQTVDQAQAAREFTLEAKRYFNINDEVKVNALGHSLGNQNGTVTGISDGTYDSVYGINGLQVSPYAQYTYDNKFAEAVNKEFGIVASDEIYDIPKQDLVNFTKEFFEESKVNIHQVISTDDPLYGITEKGGLVALGEIEYFDTNPELSGIKTIIDDIPDDVLKEFIDLGVVYASADQKGGIAEVLRQTLGVNYDYIKDINSFPSLGQWYLLNQSEVDETLKAIDSNLPPLIDKLNLITDNSEVIFGRLFEEGYITEEQKKIMIDEISKLAQELEYVQNALTFNVDTDEEGRFLDKLAADGALGMVIYNLYNAYNDAMKNIKDSGILDSLASIVDSHSINELLNARTNGNKTYVGKDVIYTSEGVSGGKPIKVNMSAALRFYNEGIVSLENKLQYINNLEKTVYEELTHIFNSRRSKIISGISSIESSPRSYAAMLEEHKYMLMKIKEVRIIETIPRLNISHLDEDIERMKKSVATGRDFVERYRSAILQLFREEENLSKMFDLAREI; translated from the coding sequence ATGATATTAATGTCTTTGGAAAAGATCACTTCAACAGATGTGTGGTTAAGACTGGTTAATACAGAATATGAAAATTTATCTTCTTCAAAGCTTGAAGAGAAGTTTAAATACATTTATCTAGAAGAAACTGGAGAGGTATTTGATGGTGACTTGGAAGTACTCCATTCATCAGATTCTAAAACGGTTGATCCTGAGAAAACAGGTTATGATGGTACCGCCCTTCTTGTTTCAGAAGGAGGAGAGAAAGAGCTATATGTAATAAACCAAGGAACCCAGTCAGACACTTTTGTTGACTGGGCTTATAACATAAAAGGAGGATACTTAGGACAGACTGTTGACCAAGCACAAGCCGCTAGAGAATTTACTTTGGAAGCTAAAAGATATTTCAATATTAACGATGAGGTTAAAGTGAATGCTTTGGGTCATTCTCTTGGGAATCAGAATGGAACTGTCACAGGTATCTCAGACGGAACTTATGATAGTGTTTATGGCATCAATGGATTACAAGTGTCACCATATGCCCAGTACACGTATGACAATAAATTTGCTGAAGCCGTAAATAAAGAATTCGGGATTGTAGCTTCAGATGAAATATACGATATTCCGAAACAAGATTTAGTAAATTTTACTAAGGAGTTCTTCGAAGAATCAAAAGTAAATATCCATCAAGTCATCTCCACAGACGACCCTCTCTATGGGATTACAGAAAAAGGCGGCTTAGTAGCACTTGGTGAGATTGAATATTTTGATACTAACCCAGAATTAAGCGGCATTAAAACGATTATAGACGATATTCCGGATGATGTACTGAAAGAATTTATTGATTTAGGAGTCGTATATGCTTCAGCCGATCAAAAAGGCGGCATTGCTGAAGTGCTGCGACAAACACTTGGAGTCAATTATGACTATATAAAAGATATAAATTCCTTTCCAAGTCTTGGTCAATGGTATTTACTAAATCAGTCGGAAGTGGATGAAACACTTAAAGCAATCGATAGTAATCTCCCCCCACTAATAGATAAGCTTAACTTAATAACCGACAATTCTGAGGTTATCTTTGGGAGACTTTTTGAAGAAGGCTATATAACGGAAGAACAAAAGAAAATTATGATTGATGAAATCTCAAAACTTGCACAAGAACTCGAATACGTGCAGAATGCTCTAACTTTTAATGTTGATACAGACGAAGAAGGTAGGTTCCTTGATAAGCTGGCTGCTGATGGTGCCTTAGGAATGGTAATTTATAATCTCTATAATGCTTATAATGACGCAATGAAAAATATTAAAGACAGCGGGATTTTGGATAGTTTAGCAAGTATAGTTGATAGTCATAGCATTAACGAATTATTAAATGCTCGTACGAATGGGAACAAGACGTACGTGGGCAAGGATGTTATCTATACTTCTGAAGGTGTGAGTGGAGGAAAACCAATTAAGGTTAATATGTCTGCTGCACTAAGATTTTATAATGAAGGAATTGTTTCATTAGAAAATAAACTACAGTATATCAATAATCTAGAAAAGACTGTCTATGAAGAGTTAACCCACATCTTTAATAGTAGAAGATCGAAAATCATTAGTGGAATTAGTAGCATTGAATCAAGTCCGCGAAGTTATGCAGCGATGTTAGAAGAGCACAAATATATGTTAATGAAAATAAAAGAAGTGAGAATCATTGAGACTATACCGCGACTGAATATCTCGCATCTTGATGAAGATATAGAGCGGATGAAAAAGTCAGTTGCAACAGGCCGTGATTTCGTCGAGAGATATCGAAGTGCTATACTACAACTTTTTCGAGAAGAAGAAAATCTTTCAAAAATGTTTGATTTAGCGAGGGAGATATAA
- the cydB gene encoding cytochrome d ubiquinol oxidase subunit II has protein sequence MLSLNEFWFILVAVLFVGFFFLEGFDFGVGIASKFVAKDDLEKRAFINSIGPYWDANEVWLITAIGAMFAAFPNWYASMLSGFYLCFAFILFGLIGRGVAFEFRGKVAHPTWRKIWDWVILFGSIIPPLTFGIMFTALIQGLPIDENMTVHANVTDIINLYTVLGGVTLTMLCLWHGLIFGTLRLVDNLRERCRRIAKILLPINAILLIAFLGMTSFKTDMFSVHSNILKYLFVVGVIVYIASAYFITRKRDGWAFLMSGLIMILLIASVFIGLFPRVMISSLNEAYSLTVKTASSADYSLKVMSYIALGLLPFVIGSQIWSYYVFRKRVDHRKHMEY, from the coding sequence ATGCTTTCTCTTAATGAATTTTGGTTCATTCTCGTTGCTGTTCTTTTCGTTGGCTTTTTCTTCTTGGAAGGTTTCGACTTCGGTGTCGGGATTGCAAGTAAGTTTGTTGCCAAAGATGACTTAGAAAAACGAGCGTTTATCAATTCAATCGGACCATACTGGGATGCCAACGAAGTATGGCTCATCACAGCGATTGGTGCGATGTTTGCTGCTTTCCCTAACTGGTATGCGTCCATGCTAAGCGGATTCTATCTCTGTTTTGCCTTCATCCTATTTGGTTTGATTGGGCGTGGGGTTGCTTTTGAATTTCGAGGAAAAGTGGCGCATCCAACTTGGCGTAAAATATGGGATTGGGTAATTTTATTTGGTAGCATCATTCCTCCGCTTACATTTGGTATTATGTTCACTGCCTTAATACAAGGATTGCCGATTGATGAGAATATGACAGTTCATGCAAATGTAACTGATATTATTAATCTCTATACAGTTCTGGGTGGCGTAACACTTACAATGCTTTGTTTATGGCATGGACTTATCTTCGGTACACTAAGGTTGGTGGATAATTTGCGAGAGCGTTGCCGCCGTATTGCAAAGATATTGCTGCCAATTAACGCAATCTTGCTGATTGCATTTCTTGGGATGACATCTTTTAAAACAGATATGTTCAGTGTCCATAGCAATATTTTAAAATATTTATTTGTGGTGGGTGTTATAGTTTATATCGCATCAGCCTACTTCATCACACGTAAACGTGATGGCTGGGCATTCCTAATGTCAGGTTTGATCATGATCCTGCTGATTGCTTCCGTATTTATCGGATTGTTCCCGCGGGTGATGATTAGTTCGTTAAATGAAGCTTATAGTTTGACTGTGAAGACAGCTTCTTCAGCAGACTATTCTCTTAAGGTCATGAGTTATATTGCTTTGGGGCTTTTACCATTCGTGATAGGCTCTCAAATCTGGAGCTATTACGTTTTTCGTAAACGGGTTGATCATCGGAAACACATGGAATATTAA